Part of the Halomarina litorea genome is shown below.
AGCTCGGTTCGCGGTACCTCGGACTACATCGAGCCCACGGGCGAGGATGCAGTCCGCAACGTCGAGATCACGCTCGACAACCCGTACAACGAGTCCGGCACCGCCATCGCGATGCCGCACCTCGACACGAACGACAACCAGCAGTACGACTTCGTCACCTCCGAGGGTGAGGACGACGGCCCCTACACCGAGAACGGTGAGCCGTCGACCGACTCCGCGGAACTGACCCTCGAAGAGGGTAACGAGTCGGAGAACGGCTCCGCCTCCGTCACCGTCGAGGACCAGACGACGAACGGCGAGACCGTGACCGTCGCGTCCGCCAACCTCCCCGAGGGTGGCTTCGTGACGATTCACGACAGCACGCTGCAGGACGGTGCGACCATCGAGTCCGTCCGTGGCACGTCCGACTACCTCGAGGCCGGTGAGAACAGCGACATCAACGTGTCCCTGGACTCCGCCTTCGAGCAGGGCGAGCACACGGTCATCGCGATGCCGCACATGGACACCAACGGCAACCAGCAGTACGACTTCGTCTCCTCCGACGGCTCGGAGGACGGCCCGTACACTGACGCCGACGGTAACATCGTCACTGCCTCGGCCACGCTGACGGTCGGCCAGGGCAACGGCACGAACGGTACGGACAACGGTACGGACAACGGCACGGACAACGGCACGGCTACGGCGACCGCCACGCCCGACTCCAACACGACCGAGACCGCTACCAGCAGTCCGACTGACGAGCCCACCACCACGTCCGGCGACGGGCCTGGCTTCGGTGTCCTCGTCGCGCTCGTCGCGCTCGTTGGCGCTGCGCTCCTCGCGGTGCGCCGCAACAACTAAGCGACGCTAACCACCGGACCTCGTCCGGTCACTTGCGGTTTCATTTCTTCGGACGCCACGCCCCGAGCGACGGCCATCGTCCGACGCGCGAGCGGGGCGAACGGGCGTAACGGCAAGACATATACCCGCGACAGACCACCTCGAAAACATGCTCGGGACCGTACTGGGCGTGCTGGAGTGGGCACACCAGTTCTCGGACCCCCTCGCGTGGCTCGTCGTCGCGGCGTTCCTCCTCGCGGCGGCCCTCGACGTGGCCGGCCGCGACCCGGAGGCGCGCTACACGGCCGTCGCCGGGTGGGTCCTGTTCGCCGCCTTCTGGCTTTCGCTGATTCACTACTACGCCATCACCTCGAAGAGCATCGTCGAGGGAATCGGCAGTCTCGTCGCCGTCCCCGGGAGCCTCTATGCGGGCTACCTCCTCGCGCGCGGCCGCGACTCGTTGCTCGTCCTCTCGCGTGCGGTGGGCGGGATGGCGCTCGTCTTCCTCACCTTCGAGTCCATCACGCCGGTCAGGAACTTCCTTATCGAGGAGGTCACCCGCCAGACGGAGTTCGCGATGGGGCTGGTCGGCCAGACCGCCCCCGAGGACTTCCGGGTGGTCAGCGGGTCCGTCGTCGACCGCCCCGACCTCCGGAGCACGTTCCTGTTCATGGAGGGGGACCACCGCATCACCTACACCATCCGCATCGCCTGTACGGGACTGGGGAGCATCGCCATCTTCGCGGGTGCCATCGCGGCCGTGCGCGCGCCGGTCCACCGCAAGGTGCGAGCGCTCGCCGTCTCCGTCCCCGTCATCTACGTGCTGAACATCGTCCGGAACACCTTCATCGGCCTCTCGTTCGGCCAGCAACGCCTCCAGTTGTTCCCCGGGCAGGTGATGACGATGTTCGCCTCGAACGACCCCTACATGGTGTCGTACTTCATCGCGGACCGCATCCTCGCACAGGTGCTCTCGGTCGTCGCCCTCGTCGGTATCACGTGGCTCGTGGTCCGCGAACTCCCCGAGATTACGACCATCCTCGAAGACGCCCTGTTCATGCTCACGGGCACCGAGTACGACCTGCAGGCGGCCATCGCCGGGTCGGGGTCGGGGTCGACAGAAGAGTAGTTCGTTCGGCTCGTTCTCAGACGGTCCGTTCCTCGACCACGTCCTCGGGAGCGCCGCCCAGCGCGCGCATCGCGTCGGCTTCCAGCAGGTGCAGGTCGCCCGGGACCACGAGCAGGTGGAGGGGGTCGCCGAACTCCCGGTCCGCGAGCGCGCCGAGTCGATCGGCGACGACGAGGGGGTCCGGCGACCCGGCCCGACAGACGGCGACGGCGAGTGCGTCGGCGTCCCAGTGGGTCGCGAGGAGGTCGGCGGCGTAGTCTGCGCGCATGAACGCCTCCCGTTCGCGCTCGTCGTCGCCGGTCGCCCGTTCTTTCCCCGGGTTGTGGTCGACCTTGATGTCGAGGTAGACGAGCGTGTGGAGGCCGCGCTCCCGGTTGGCCTCGACGGTGTCGACGACGCTCTTCGGGACGCCGTCGCCGCCGTGGGCGTAGGGGAACGGCAGGGTGGTGGCCTTCCCGAAGCGGTAGTTCTGGAGGCCGGTGATGGCGGCGGCGGCGGCCCCGGCGGTCGTCCCGTGGACGACGCGCGTCTCGATGCCCCGCTCCTCGGCGCGCATCCGCAGGTCGACGTGGGTGGTGGAAATCATCGTGTCCCCGGCGGTGAGAAAGACCACGTCCTCGGATTCCGCGGCCGCGAGTATCGGTTCGGGGTCGCGTTCGACCCCCGCACGGTCTCTGACCTCGACGTCGACGTCGTGGTACGCTTCGAGGTCCTCGACGGTGGTGCCCATCAGCCGCGAGGTGTAGAACTCCGCGAAGGCGCGGTCGCACGCGCGCAGGGCGTCGCGGCCCTCGATGGTGATGGAGCGTTCGTCGTAGAGACCGAGGCCGACGAAGGTGAGCATAGTTCCCCTGACAGACGCGGGGGCTTAACCCGCGCGGAGTCGATCTCGTGGGCCACCCACCGCGAAGCGTCACGTTTAGCCCGGCCCGTCGTCCAGAGGAGGTATGGAAGTCCCGTGCGTCCGCGTCCGCCCGCAGGACGGCGAGCGGACCCGAGCGGCCCTCGCCGACCGCGGTCTCGTTCACGACGGCTACGAGATAACCGTCGAGGGCGGCTGGCTCTACGTCCCCGTCTCGGACGCGGAGGGGGTCGGCGCGGAGTACGACGTGACGACCCACGACCTGCCCGTCCGCGAGGGCCAGACGCTCCCCGCCGACCTCCTCGGGTTCGAACCCTCCTACGAGCGCATCGGGACCATCGCCATCGTCGACGAGGACGACGAGGACCGGGCGCGAGCCATCGCGGACGCCATCGTCGAGAGCGACCTGCCCCTCGACAGCGTCGTCAACCGCGCCTCGAAGGTGAAAGGTGAGTTGCGGGTGCGCGACTGGGAGGTGCTCGCCGGTGGCACCGAGACGATCCACCGCGAGTACGGCTTCGAGTACGCACTCGACCTCGCCACCGTCTACTTCTCTCCCCGTCTCGCCACCGAACGCCACCGGGTGACCGAACAGACCGAGGCGGGCGAGAACGCCCTCGACCTGTTCGCGGGCGTCGGGCCGTTCGTGATTCCGTTCGCCGCCCGCGGTGCCGAGGCGGTCGGCGTCGACCTCAATCCGGCCGCCGTCACCTTCATGCGCGAGAACGCCGAGCGAAACGGCGTCGCGGAGCGCGTCACCGCAATCGAGGGCGACGTGCGCGAACTCTCGGGGTACGACGACTGGGCCGACCGCCTCGTGATGAACCTCCCGCACAGCGCCGACGCGTTCCTCGAGACGGCGGTGCGACTCGCGGGCGACGACTGCACGCTCCACTACTACGACATCCAGTCTGACGATGACCCCTTCGGCCCCGGTGAAGCGGCCATCCGCGCCGCCGCGGAACCCGAGTACGACGTGACCGTCGAGAACCGACACGTGGTGCGTTCCTACGCCCCACACGAGGAGAACGTCTGTCTGGACGTGCGGTTGACGAGGTAACGCTGAGGACGCGAGAAAGAGCGTCGGTCGGTTACGGCTTCCAGTCCATCTTCACCGTGACCGTCTCGTAGTTCCCGCGGAGGAGGGAGGAGCGCTCGCGGACGCCGATTTCGAAGGCGATGCTGTCGGCGGGCGAGAGTTCGACCGTCTTGTTCCCCACGCGGACGTTCCCCGACCCGTCGCGAATCTCCTGTGCGAGCGCCTCGAGG
Proteins encoded:
- the dph5 gene encoding diphthine synthase, translated to MLTFVGLGLYDERSITIEGRDALRACDRAFAEFYTSRLMGTTVEDLEAYHDVDVEVRDRAGVERDPEPILAAAESEDVVFLTAGDTMISTTHVDLRMRAEERGIETRVVHGTTAGAAAAAITGLQNYRFGKATTLPFPYAHGGDGVPKSVVDTVEANRERGLHTLVYLDIKVDHNPGKERATGDDEREREAFMRADYAADLLATHWDADALAVAVCRAGSPDPLVVADRLGALADREFGDPLHLLVVPGDLHLLEADAMRALGGAPEDVVEERTV
- the artA gene encoding archaeosortase A produces the protein MLGTVLGVLEWAHQFSDPLAWLVVAAFLLAAALDVAGRDPEARYTAVAGWVLFAAFWLSLIHYYAITSKSIVEGIGSLVAVPGSLYAGYLLARGRDSLLVLSRAVGGMALVFLTFESITPVRNFLIEEVTRQTEFAMGLVGQTAPEDFRVVSGSVVDRPDLRSTFLFMEGDHRITYTIRIACTGLGSIAIFAGAIAAVRAPVHRKVRALAVSVPVIYVLNIVRNTFIGLSFGQQRLQLFPGQVMTMFASNDPYMVSYFIADRILAQVLSVVALVGITWLVVRELPEITTILEDALFMLTGTEYDLQAAIAGSGSGSTEE
- a CDS encoding amphi-Trp domain-containing protein produces the protein MADKTSHGEKLAREEAADRLEALAQEIRDGSGNVRVGNKTVELSPADSIAFEIGVRERSSLLRGNYETVTVKMDWKP
- a CDS encoding class I SAM-dependent methyltransferase, giving the protein MEVPCVRVRPQDGERTRAALADRGLVHDGYEITVEGGWLYVPVSDAEGVGAEYDVTTHDLPVREGQTLPADLLGFEPSYERIGTIAIVDEDDEDRARAIADAIVESDLPLDSVVNRASKVKGELRVRDWEVLAGGTETIHREYGFEYALDLATVYFSPRLATERHRVTEQTEAGENALDLFAGVGPFVIPFAARGAEAVGVDLNPAAVTFMRENAERNGVAERVTAIEGDVRELSGYDDWADRLVMNLPHSADAFLETAVRLAGDDCTLHYYDIQSDDDPFGPGEAAIRAAAEPEYDVTVENRHVVRSYAPHEENVCLDVRLTR